One genomic region from Lineus longissimus chromosome 6, tnLinLong1.2, whole genome shotgun sequence encodes:
- the LOC135489410 gene encoding uncharacterized protein LOC135489410 isoform X3, whose product MACRDEECDELENWNPMADDYNDPEFNSYQRGPAKNLTKASINKDKNNFSIYIAGIPKDLNKEGLEYLFQKVGKIKSSYIHDQRADKDDKVGFVNFETQHEMEEAIRVYNGYEIGRFRLRISVALTKEEKEKRRADIAARLANDLDDYDMDEGRDSAKENKAPPRGRESRPLRENRSYHQNSSSQQNMFPRNRFESRGKGRGYSFGNDYPRPQRGNFSNPGYYPNEGPMMPMQQIGYGRGSPGCIPPQHMQQGFMDFAGAGPMNSMGGMMSQYGFGRGGGMPFQGGRGISPYGAVSPGFNRGYPGMGAGDFSQVGPVYSDMSDLDTSFGAYSDMPPPERFKSSFLEKAVNTKAMAIPRIEDRKPVAPRPQKKCCVCEALTRKYCKKCKMHYCSSECQRKDWDAHKSICAKLAENSRFEEQFDVEVGEGFIEKLQRKLELVDLSSNSDVGDELRRRKRVYLRDFPIQELHVGGEQEFVPVHVVYFEQPREFYIQYKHSANWRLYEKSKASMEQVYSRSTPTGYVPEDDEIVVVEDRKQWKRGAIHTVRTEKDKTVKYVVHLIDEGSKVEVQIDKLRRVNEELTKLPCQAVTCCLSDIQPMDGVFFGNEACNVTMNWLKANASVLECRVVGNFNNKRHVLLRANNVMLHTFLLEKKLVAVRELASRASQNNKRTECSPAQGPRQLDNARSPGEQNEKVLSDARERNTSKDSSKTQSDSSTKTRAPSGKFTVNSIESIYKSGSYFKGIPIECKSPTDFWVQVCCLDSKIEKYKELFADLNKRFYGVKNTTYRPEVGDFIIAPYDRESSRACVLDMRNDKFKVRFIDFGNTAVVPLEDVHPADFNSSYLYSVGVNCALAGVEEVKTEPWSQFAIDTFFSSFEKDVSVEFKVVKRSQDILEVEVHCEGRLLNEEFVRRCKNGPSPDRPLGKGAKKSTPKRNSQQKTGKQKKGSSPKNSQTAKGSPPRKESPTATQSKPAAVQQPKPRAQAIKPTIPARRMELGEPFQALPVVVISAEEFYVQPMAAAEEYGALCDAMEEYYSQHASPVSAAVGELVVAPFLGQFYRGRVENVDTGTGNVVVHFLDFGNKDPVEKDKIFAIQPEFMATPLIALSCRLANAPNGWSCGDNAIATIKELIPENTEIVTTVVEYVGDGAVVDFQTGSTTVSAIMTEAGFAKEASAKNAVGPTASPVSVPVPSRPAPERIPVASRRQASPNLKYVVERLAIGEEYQGLVTHCVSPAEIYVQTVLADIVQDFVDMSGPLVAKYSALGPNTTFRPSLGELVATTFAGDWCRAQVLTVSGNQCTLYFIDYGNEEAVLIENVYNLDAEFLTCVVPVVQCRVAGINGTANGSWSGSDIAAFGEMVLNNAIYIIEVVAIEGGVVDVDIFDCERTRNFRSELLMGGHAVEAGCPVVVSAPAEPAPAVPVPAEPTPAMPAPAKPASAASAASPPRVDEEPTCIRTLPTLLDKVKVGENYVVAPLNLESADPFYAVFLQIVDGKAITEMRQEFNIVYNKRKMKPNFRPIAGDIVAARWSVDQEWQRSRVISVDERKGVFFMFHVDLGHSSHVTLPNIRPIDKKYCLLPELVIPCRLENLQAEQQERAVQHMSYCTNEEGMLDGQVKAVDNGVVVMAIPAISIRMGMNETTGTFTLAHMACITDSWFISHEEVIFIHFLITPSKFFAQPFSKMTAYDDLGKEMTKCYQTMPVNSDFKPDIGDVVAAPFEEDNRYYRSVVLAKDGETVQVRFIDWGNDQVVDLQRVYRLKDVFMKLPYGAFECSLAGVEPVGDQWTSDAIGYFAMLTGQNKLNLKVVEKSADLMIVEVMVGGGSSVNDMLVQQGVAKRVGGSSPAPRSVIVEAEGDPSSVVIRRNQIRQYKVMAGLSVQAIVVHQGDPENFYVHIATDDFIANLQALDEKINEYVARENAAYLPKCQEMVIAQWQGSWYRAAVVNVLDPQQIQVHFIDYGNDDVVSVKDVRKFCSEFMTPAMAIACSLANVKPPAGRVNKEQVDLYKSLVPADGRFMLKVICTAESSASVELYEFENPDICVNKDIAKLQAASGPARRIFPANNLERRTLSLNKATAVSVASISAVDLFVNIIDPVDWNSFMIFSAAIYEECLKLTAEDYQPVVGEVIAALFEAVWYRAEVRGVDSDGNVGVFFFDYGNWEVVPLSATRLLPEEMVTFPIQGIPCKLADVEPVGGKWSVDAQQVAKELFLSGEVVATSLQCLDGVHHIKLEVDKGGKIIDLGQMLVKCGHAVSTAPEPSRGNGGIPAGVVAPPANLSALQRQLQEQEEVIRMLRAKLQM is encoded by the exons GAAGGACTGGAGTACCTCTTTCAGAAGGTGGGCAAGATAAAGAGTTCGTATATTCATGATCAGAGAGCAGACAAAGACGATAAAGTAGG ATTTGTTAACTTCGAAACCCAACATGAGATGGAAGAAGCAATTCGAGTTTACAATGGCTACGAAATTGGCAGATTCAGGTTGCGCATTTCAGTGGCATTGACCaaggaggagaaggagaagagACGTGCAGATATTGCAGCCAGGTTGGCAAATGATTTGGATGATTATGACATGGATGAGGGTAGGGACAGCGCTAAGGAAAACAAGGCACCCCCACGAGGAAGGGAAAGTCGCCCACTGAGAGAAAATAGGTCATATCATCAG AATTCGTCATCACAACAGAATATGTTTCCAAG AAATCGCTTTGAATCTCGGGGGAAAGGTAGAGGATATAGCTTTGGAAACGATTATCCACGACCACAACG CGGGAATTTTTCCAATCCAGGATATTATCCAAATGAGGGCCCAATGATGCCCATGCAACAGATAGGCTATGGCCGGGGAAGTCCTGGTTGTATCCCTCCTCAACACATGCAGCAAG GTTTTATGGACTTTGCTGGTGCTGGACCCATGAACAGTATGGGAGGTATGATGTCACAGTATGGATTTGGCCGCGGTGGGGGCATGCCGTTCCAGGGTGGACGAGGAATAAGTCCTTATGGTGCGGTGAGCCCTGGCTTCAATCGAGGATATCCAGGGATGGGTGCTGGAGATTTTTCACAAGTTGGTCCTG TCTATAGTGATATGTCTGACCTGGATACCTCATTTGGTGCATATAGTGATATGCCACCTCCGGAAAGATTCAAGTCGAGTTTCCTAGAAAAAGCTGTAAATACGAAAGCTATGGCAATACCCAGAATTGAGGACCGAAAACCAGTTGCTCCACGGCCTCAGAAGAAGTGTTGTGTGTGTGAGGCACTGA CAAGAAAATACTGTAAGAAGTGTAAAATGCATTACTGTTCATCAGAATGTCAACGTAAGGATTGGGACGCGCATAAATCGATATGTGCTAAATTAGC GGAAAACAGCCGGTTTGAGGAACAATTTGACGTGGAAGTTGGTGAGGGTTTCATTGAGAAG CTCCAGAGGAAACTCGAACTGGTTGACTTGTCGTCGAATTCTGATGTCGGCGATGAGCTACGGAGG AGAAAGCGTGTATATCTGAGAGACTTCCCAATCCAGGAGTTACATGTAGGAGGTGAACAGGAGTTTGTGCCAGTCCATGTTGTCTATTTTGAGCAGCCAAGAGAATTTTATATTCAGTATAAACACAGCGCCAATTGGCGGCTATACGAGAAGAGCAAAGCGTCCATGGAACAG GTCTACTCGAGATCGACACCCACCGGCTATGTCCCGGAAGATGACGAAATTGTCGTCGTAGAAGACAGGAAACAGTGGAAGAGAGGTGCTATTCATACCGTCAGAACTGAAAAGGACAAAACTGTCAAATATGTTGTGCATCTTATCGATGAGGGTTCCAAGGTCGAGGTGCAAATCGACAAACTGCGCAGAGTGAATGAGGAGTTGACAAAGTTGCCTTGCCAG GCGGTGACTTGCTGCCTGAGTGACATCCAGCCAATGGATGGTGTGTTCTTTGGCAATGAGGCTTGTAACGTTACAATGAACTGGCTGAAGGCAAACGCATCAGTGCTGGAATGTCGTGTTGTGGGAAACTTTAACAATAA GAGACATGTGTTGCTCAGAGCTAACAATGTCATGCTCCACACGTTCCTTCTTGAGAAAAAGTTGGTGGCAGTGCGCGAGCTGGCAAGTAGGGCATCGCAAAACAACAAGAGGACTGAGTGTTCACCAGCCCAGGGTCCGAGACAACTTGACAACGCCAGGTCACCTGGAGAGCAGAATGAGAAAGTTCTGTCTGATGCCAGAGA GAGGAATACATCGAAAGATTCTTCAAAAACCCAATCTGACTCGTCAACAAAAACAAGAGCTCCATCTGGCAAATTCACTGTCAACTCCATTGAAAGTATTTACAAATCCGGAAGTTATTTCAAAGGGATACCTATCGAATGCAAATCGCCCACTGACTTCTGGGTGCAGGTCTGTTGCTTGGACAGCAAGATCGAGAAATATAAGGAATTGTTTGCCGACTTGAACAAGAGGTTTTACGGTGTGAAGAACACTACCTACAG ACCAGAAGTTGGTGACTTCATCATCGCACCTTATGATAGGGAGTCGAGTCGTGCTTGCGTCCTTGACATGAGAAATGACAAGTTCAAAGTCCGATTCATTGATTTTGGGAACACAGCGGTCGTCCCTCTGGAAGATGTTCATCCCGCTGATTTCAATTCCTCCTACCTGTATTCGGTCGGTGTGAACTGTGCATTGGCAGGTGTTGAGGAGGTCAAGACTGAACCATGGTCGCAGTTTGCCATCGATACATTCTTCTCATCTTTTGAGAAGGATGTGTCAGTGGAATTTAAGGTTGTGAAGCGATCACAGGATATCTTAGAAGTTGAAGTGCACTGTGAAGGCAGGCTCTTGAATGAAGAATTTGTGAGGAGATGCAAGAATGGTCCGTCACCAGACAGACCGTTAGGAAAGGGAGCCAAGAAATCCACACCAAAGAGAAATTCCCAACAAAAGACTGGAAAACAGAAGAAGGGTTCTTCTCCCAAGAACTCCCAGACCGCGAAGGGGTCGCCACCAAGGAAGGAATCGCCAACTGCCACTCAATCCAAGCCTGCTGCAGTTCAACAGCCCAAACCCAGAGCCCAAGCTATTAAGCCTACGATTCCAGCCAGGCGAATGGAGTTAGGAGAACCCTTCCAAGCTCTACCTGTTGTCGTCATCAGCGCTGAGGAGTTCTACGTTCAGCCAATGGCCGCTGCAGAGGAATACGGAGCCTTGTGTGACGCCATGGAAGAGTACTACAGTCAACACGCTAGCCCTGTGAG TGCGGCTGTTGGTGAGCTAGTTGTTGCTCCGTTCTTGGGCCAGTTCTACCGAGGACGTGTTGAGAATGTTGACACCGGGACTGGCAATGTTGTTGTCCATTTCTTAGATTTTGGGAATAAGGATCCCGTTGAAAAGGACAAGATATTTGCGATACAACCAGAATTCATGGCAACCCCCTTGATCGCTCTTTCATGCCGATTGGCCAACGCTCCGAATGGCTGGAGCTGTGGTGACAATGCTATTGCAACGATCAAGGAACTGATCCCTGAGAACACTGAAATTGTGACGACAGTTGTTGAGTACGTCGGTGATGGTGCTGTTGTCGATTTCCAGACAGGTTCAACAACAGTTAGTGCCATTATGACGGAGGCAGGGTTTGCCAAGGAAGCGTCTGCCAAAAATGCTGTTGGCCCAACAGCTTCACCGGTATCAGTTCCAGTACCATCCAGACCAGCACCAGAACGCATCCCAGTAGCCAGCAGACGTCAAGCGTCGCCGAATCTGAAGTATGTTGTGGAACGTCTAGCGATTGGGGAAGAGTATCAAGGGTTGGTCACCCATTGTGTCAGCCCGGCTGAAATCTACGTCCAGACAGTTCTGGCAGACATTGTGCAGGATTTCGTTGACATGTCCGGTCCCTTGGTCGCCAAGTATAGTGCCCTTGGACCAAACACAACATTCAG ACCGTCTCTTGGTGAGTTAGTCGCCACAACATTTGCTGGGGATTGGTGCCGTGCCCAAGTGCTCACCGTCAGTGGGAACCAGTGCACTCTTTATTTCATTGACTATGGTAATGAAGAGGCGGTTCTCATTGAGAACGTCTACAACTTAGATGCAGAGTTCCTGACATGTGTTGTCCCCGTTGTCCAGTGTCGCGTTGCCGGAATAAATGGCACAGCGAATGGTTCATGGAGTGGTAGTGATATTGCGGCGTTTGGCGAGATGGTCTTGAATAATGCTATCTACATCATTGAGGTGGTGGCTATCGAGGGCGGTGTTGTAGATGTTGACATCTTTGACTGTGAGAGGACGAGGAATTTTAGAAGCGAGCTACTAATGGGTGGACATGCTGTTGAAGCCGGTTGTCCTGTTGTCGTGTCTGCACCAGCCGAGCCTGCCCCAGCCGTACCTGTCCCAGCCGAGCCTACCCCAGCCATGCCTGCCCCTGCCAAGCCTGCCTCTGCGGCAAGTGCGGCATCGCCTCCAAGAGTTGATGAGGAACCTACTTGCATCAG GACACTCCCCACATTGCTGGATAAAGTCAAAGTTGGCGAAAACTATGTTGTCGCTCCATTGAATTTGGAGTCCGCTGACCCATTTTATGCCGTTTTCCTTCAAATTGTTGATGGAAAAGCTATCACTGAAATGAGGCAAGAGTTCAATATTGTCTACAACAAAAGGAAAATGAAGCCAAACTTCAG ACCAATAGCTGGTGACATTGTGGCGGCAAGATGGAGCGTCGATCAAGAATGGCAGCGGTCCCGCGTCATTTCCGTAGACGAGAGAAAGGGCGTGTTCTTCATGTTTCATGTGGATCTGGGGCACAGCAGTCATGTGACATTGCCAAACATTCGACCGATCGACAAGAAGTATTGCTTGCTACCGGAGTTGGTTATTCCGTGTCGACTGGAGAATTTGCAGGCGGAACAGCAAGAGAGGGCTGTGCAGCACATGTCGTATTGTACAAACGAAGAAGGGATGTTGGACGGTCAGGTCAAGGCCGTTGATAATGGGGTCGTCGTCATGGCGATCCCTGCAATTAGCATACGGATGGGAATGAATGAAACAACTGG CACCTTCACCCTGGCGCACATGGCGTGCATAACAGACAGTTGGTTCATCAGCCACGAAGAAGTCATCTTCATCCACTTCCTCATCACGCCGAGCAAATTCTTTGCTCAGCCGTTTAGCAAGATGACGGCGTATGATGACCTTGGGAAAGAGATGACAAAATGTTATCAAACGATGCCTGTCAACTCTGATTTCAA GCCAGACATTGGAGACGTGGTGGCCGCTCCCTTCGAGGAGGACAACAGATACTACAGGTCTGTAGTCCTTGCCAAAGATGGTGAAACTGTCCAAGTACGTTTCATAGATTGGGGAAACGACCAGGTGGTCGACCTGCAGCGTGTGTACAGACTGAAAGATGTCTTCATGAAGCTCCCCTATGGCGCGTTTGAATGCAGTCTAGCTGGAGTCGAACCTGTTGGTGATCAGTGGACATCAGACGCCATTGGTTATTTCGCGATGTTAACGGGACAGAATAAGTTGAACTTGAAAGTGGTCGAGAAGAGTGCGGATTTGATGATTGTCGAGGTCATGGTCGGTGGAGGGTCATCTGTCAATGATATGTTGGTGCAGCAAGGTGTTGCTAAAAGAGTGGGAGGTAGTTCCCCTGCTCCTAGGTCTGTCATCGTCGAGGCTGAAGGTGACCCGTCGTCAGTAGTCATCAGGAGGAACCAGATTCGGCAATACAAGGTAATGGCTGGATTATCCGTCCAGGCCATTGTGGTGCATCAAGGAGACCCGGAGAATTTCTACGTGCATATTGCAACCGATGACTTCATTGCTAATTTACAAGCTCTTGATGAGAAAATCAATGAATACGTCGCCAGGGAAAATGCGGCTTACCTACCGAAGTGTCAAGAAATGGTCATCGCTCAATGGCAAGGCTCGTGGTACAGAGCAGCTGTTGTTAATGTACTGGATCCACAACAAATTCAAGTGCACTTCATTGATTATGGCAATGACGATGTAGTCTCTGTAAAGGACGTTCGCAAATTCTGCTCGGAATTCATGACCCCGGCTATGGCTATCGCGTGCTCCCTTGCCAATGTTAAGCCACCTGCAGGCCGTGTGAACAAGGAGCAAGTGGACTTATACAAGAGTTTGGTGCCAGCAGATGGCCGGTTTATGTTGAAGGTCATCTGTACAGCAGAGTCGTCTGCAAGCGTCGAGCTGTACGAATTTGAAAATCCTGACATCTGTGTCAACAAAGACATTGCTAAGTTACAGGCTGCCTCGGGACCTGCAAGACGGATATTTCCTGCCAACAATTTAGAAAGGAGAACTTTAAGTCTGAACAAGGCCACTGCAGTCAGCGTTGCCTCCATCAGTGCTGTGGATCTGTTTGTCAATATCATTGATCCAG TAGATTGGAACAGCTTCATGAtcttcagtgctgccatctatgaaGAGTGCCTAAAGCTTACTGCTGAAGATTATCAGCCAGTCGTTGGTGAGGTGATTGCTGCTCTATTTGAAG CGGTGTGGTACCGAGCTGAAGTAAGAGGTGTCGACAGTGATGGGAACGTTGGTGTGTTCTTCTTCGATTACGGCAACTGGGAAGTAGTACCGCTCTCCGCCACCAGGTTACTCCCCGAGGAAATGGTAACGTTTCCCATTCAAGGCATACCATGTAAACTGGCAG ATGTTGAGCCAGTTGGTGGCAAGTGGAGTGTGGATGCTCAGCAAGTCGCCAAAGAGTTATTCCTGTCCGGTGAGGTAGTCGCCACATCTCTGCAATGCCTTGACGGTGTCCATCACATCAAACTAGAAGTCGACAAAGGTGGCAAAATCATAGACCTTG GTCAGATGCTGGTGAAGTGCGGCCATGCTGTCTCCACCGCGCCAGAGCCGTCCAGGGGAAATGGGGGAATCCCAGCCGGCGTTGTGGCTCCTCCCGCAAACT TGAGCGCTCTCCAACGTCAGCTGCAGGAACAGGAGGAAGTGATCAGAATGCTGCGAGCAAAGCTGCAAATGTAG